A genome region from Flavobacterium sp. CFS9 includes the following:
- the folB gene encoding dihydroneopterin aldolase — MGVIKLKNIRTFSYHGCLIEEGKIGSDYTVDLKIKTNLEKSAQTDHLLDTVDYVHLNKIVTEEMAIRSHLLEHVAKRINIRVLSEIEMIEKTTVWVSKINPPIGGDVETVTIKMTETRK; from the coding sequence ATGGGAGTTATAAAATTAAAAAACATCCGCACTTTTTCCTACCATGGATGTTTAATTGAAGAAGGAAAAATTGGATCTGATTACACGGTCGATCTAAAAATTAAAACCAATTTAGAAAAATCAGCACAAACAGATCATTTGTTAGACACTGTTGATTACGTTCATTTGAACAAAATTGTAACGGAAGAAATGGCAATTCGATCTCATTTACTAGAGCATGTAGCCAAAAGAATCAATATTCGTGTACTTTCGGAGATCGAAATGATAGAAAAAACTACTGTTTGGGTTTCTAAGATAAATCCTCCTATTGGTGGTGATGTTGAAACAGTTACTATAAAAATGACGGAAACCAGAAAATAA